From the Ruminiclostridium josui JCM 17888 genome, one window contains:
- a CDS encoding DpnD/PcfM family protein has translation MMKTYQVEIKETLCMTVEIEAENEQQAEEKVRQAYRNEEYILDSEHFAGVEFIAQEKEMEERFRKQKRHGHVR, from the coding sequence ATGATGAAAACCTATCAAGTGGAAATCAAAGAAACCCTTTGCATGACAGTTGAAATCGAGGCGGAAAATGAGCAACAGGCCGAAGAAAAGGTTCGGCAGGCGTACAGAAATGAAGAATACATCCTTGATTCAGAACACTTTGCCGGTGTGGAGTTTATCGCTCAAGAAAAAGAGATGGAAGAACGGTTTAGGAAGCAAAAACGACATGGACATGTGCGATAA
- a CDS encoding type II toxin-antitoxin system RelE/ParE family toxin: MEKKNQYKVIVSDRARQMLAGHVRFLAKKSPSAARKAKNDLMNAIRSLSIMPERFPFLTAEFIPLNKYHKMFVEKYYLVLYQIKDQTVFVDYIVDCRQDYEWLVQ, translated from the coding sequence ATGGAAAAGAAGAATCAGTATAAGGTTATTGTTTCCGACCGTGCCCGTCAAATGTTGGCGGGTCACGTACGTTTTTTAGCAAAGAAAAGCCCTTCTGCTGCACGTAAAGCAAAAAACGATCTTATGAATGCTATTCGCTCTCTTTCTATAATGCCTGAACGATTCCCATTTCTTACTGCAGAATTTATCCCACTAAATAAGTACCATAAGATGTTTGTTGAAAAATATTATCTGGTTCTGTATCAAATTAAGGATCAGACAGTGTTTGTTGATTATATTGTGGATTGCAGGCAGGATTATGAGTGGCTGGTACAATAA
- a CDS encoding type II toxin-antitoxin system prevent-host-death family antitoxin, whose protein sequence is MQIKPSASIRQNYNEIAALCKSTGEPVFLTKNGEGDLVVMDIEAFTRREKMLKLREELLAVEEDRLAGRAGVTPDELDSYLESIIDEVEHGKEESV, encoded by the coding sequence ATGCAGATTAAACCATCCGCAAGTATCCGGCAAAACTATAATGAAATTGCAGCTTTGTGCAAGTCCACCGGAGAACCTGTTTTTCTCACCAAGAACGGTGAGGGTGATCTCGTGGTTATGGATATAGAGGCTTTTACCCGTCGAGAAAAAATGCTGAAGCTAAGGGAAGAACTGCTGGCTGTTGAGGAAGACCGCTTGGCTGGCCGTGCCGGAGTTACACCGGATGAATTGGACAGCTATCTCGAAAGCATTATTGACGAGGTGGAACATGGAAAAGAAGAATCAGTATAA
- a CDS encoding DUF3991 and TOPRIM domain-containing protein, translating to MPYVTPEQIERAKQMDLLTYLQHYEPQELVRFAGNVYTTRTHDSLKISNGKWYWWSRNIGGRSALDYLIKVRGMSFLEAVIQIDGQAVVIPPVLPRPQKSIEHKKLLLPEKSENNDRVISYLTGRGIHREIIDYCIQTNRLYESRDYHNAVFVGFDQHGIPRYGTLRGTLGRRFMGEVNGSDKHFSFSIPARNECSKLHLFESAIDLLSYCTLELLSGRDWRQDNYLSLAGIYMPKKIIEESTLPAALTQYLKDSPKINEIALHLDNDMAGRLAAKTIQTILPISYTVYDEPPKHGKDYNDYLRIKLRSQCPQEYVR from the coding sequence ATGCCCTATGTAACACCGGAGCAGATTGAACGTGCAAAGCAAATGGATCTGCTGACTTATCTGCAACATTACGAACCTCAGGAGTTGGTGCGTTTCGCCGGGAATGTTTATACTACCCGTACCCATGATAGCTTGAAGATTAGCAATGGAAAATGGTACTGGTGGTCGCGCAATATAGGCGGACGTTCTGCATTGGATTATTTGATTAAGGTGCGGGGCATGTCGTTCCTGGAAGCTGTAATTCAGATAGACGGACAGGCGGTTGTCATACCGCCTGTTTTACCAAGGCCACAGAAATCCATTGAGCATAAAAAACTGCTTTTGCCGGAGAAAAGCGAAAACAATGACCGTGTGATTTCTTATCTCACTGGACGTGGCATCCACAGAGAAATAATTGATTACTGCATCCAGACCAACCGGCTATATGAGAGCCGTGATTATCACAATGCAGTATTTGTAGGCTTCGATCAGCACGGTATTCCCCGGTATGGTACACTTCGGGGCACATTGGGTAGAAGGTTTATGGGAGAAGTGAACGGAAGCGATAAGCACTTCTCCTTTTCTATCCCGGCCAGGAATGAATGTAGCAAACTGCACCTGTTTGAAAGCGCTATTGATTTATTATCATATTGTACTTTGGAATTACTCTCCGGCAGGGACTGGCGGCAGGATAATTACCTATCTCTCGCAGGAATTTATATGCCGAAGAAAATTATTGAAGAAAGCACCCTACCAGCTGCGCTCACGCAATACTTAAAGGACTCTCCAAAAATCAATGAGATAGCCCTACATTTGGATAACGATATGGCTGGTCGGCTGGCAGCAAAAACGATTCAAACTATACTCCCTATCTCATACACCGTTTATGATGAGCCGCCTAAGCACGGTAAGGATTATAATGATTATTTGAGAATTAAACTGAGGTCACAATGCCCACAAGAATATGTAAGATAA
- a CDS encoding IS110 family transposase: MNFRPIAGIDVGKFFSEMAILSPSNEVIARMKIHHDSSSDVERVVELLKKTEKDFDSRPFVVMESTGHYHKILFHSLCKAGLEVSIINPIQTDSIKNIGIRKVKNDKADARKIALLYRFQELKTTNIPDEDIECLRSLCRQYYKLSDELTAYKNRLTGIVDQLMLNFKDVFPNIFSKAALAVLEKYPTPAHILKANRNKLIALIQKNSRRSLKWSTAKYNLLVSKAREFAPLTVHNSSNIAMLGVYISMIRTLEDNLAKVLKTIHLLIAEDMAKDMPMLALTLELFQSLPGIGLLTAATILAEIGDFSAFSKPGKLVAYFGIDPSVMQSGEFTGTRNKMSKRGSRLLRRVLFTTALANIRTKRNKEACNPVLLEFYKQKCQSKPKKVALGAVMRKIIIYIFAVLRDRKPYQLRSPQEHAQILAAKHIAA; this comes from the coding sequence ATGAATTTCAGACCTATTGCAGGAATCGATGTAGGTAAATTCTTCAGTGAGATGGCAATTCTTTCTCCATCCAATGAAGTGATTGCCCGCATGAAGATCCACCATGATTCCAGTTCTGACGTTGAAAGAGTCGTTGAATTACTGAAAAAAACGGAAAAGGACTTTGATTCTAGGCCTTTCGTCGTCATGGAATCCACCGGGCACTATCACAAAATCCTTTTCCATTCACTTTGTAAAGCTGGATTGGAGGTCTCCATCATAAACCCCATCCAGACTGATTCTATCAAAAATATTGGAATCAGAAAAGTGAAAAATGATAAAGCTGATGCCCGGAAAATTGCCCTGCTATACAGATTTCAGGAGCTTAAAACTACTAATATCCCCGATGAGGATATTGAATGCCTGCGAAGTCTTTGCCGACAGTACTACAAGCTCTCTGACGAACTTACTGCCTACAAAAACAGGCTTACGGGTATTGTTGACCAACTCATGTTAAACTTCAAGGATGTATTCCCCAACATCTTTTCAAAGGCTGCTCTTGCAGTATTGGAGAAATATCCTACGCCTGCGCATATTCTTAAAGCGAACAGGAACAAGTTGATTGCACTGATCCAGAAGAATTCTCGCAGAAGCCTTAAGTGGTCAACTGCAAAGTATAATCTTTTGGTCTCCAAAGCCAGAGAGTTTGCGCCTTTGACTGTTCATAATTCCTCGAACATTGCTATGCTGGGTGTCTACATATCCATGATCAGAACTCTGGAAGATAACTTGGCGAAGGTCCTAAAAACCATTCATCTATTGATCGCTGAAGATATGGCAAAGGATATGCCCATGCTAGCATTAACTCTTGAACTTTTTCAGAGCCTGCCAGGTATTGGCCTTCTTACTGCTGCCACCATTCTAGCAGAAATCGGCGATTTTTCCGCTTTCTCTAAGCCGGGAAAACTGGTTGCTTACTTTGGCATTGACCCCTCTGTGATGCAATCCGGAGAATTTACCGGCACACGGAATAAAATGTCCAAGAGAGGTTCCAGGCTACTTCGCAGGGTTCTTTTTACAACTGCTCTTGCCAATATCCGAACTAAGCGGAATAAAGAGGCTTGCAACCCTGTATTACTTGAATTCTACAAGCAAAAATGCCAGAGTAAACCTAAGAAGGTAGCTTTGGGAGCAGTTATGCGTAAGATCATCATTTACATCTTTGCTGTTCTAAGGGACAGAAAACCGTACCAGTTACGCAGTCCTCAGGAACATGCTCAGATATTAGCAGCAAAGCATATAGCAGCTTAG
- a CDS encoding DEAD/DEAH box helicase family protein, with the protein MATKLQLITELSQNTAKDIVKTPGNWISFLKTAAWNYKYPFQDQLLIFAQRPDATACAPIEIWNEKFGRWVNRGAKGIALINDSGSRLTLRHVFDVSDTNSRYNRPVVLWSLRNEYSEDVTETLENAFGDLKDKSNIPATLISAAFNAVEDNFPDYLSDLMYSRENSFLEELDDLNVEVIFKNALKNSVAYMLLVRCGYPADEFFSFDDFQSIINFNTLETISGLGAATSDISEMILKEISATVKSIQRAERNQNRTFAKSQDIRQNKSEDNRVERKDDHGVDIHDAGRLSGTGSGAAGGRDAHRQIWDVAQDIPEKSQERNIRQSDDVREIEQPSDGNRSDSEGTNRDDHDGTSGEQSGTGQSDRPDGLGGTHEQPATLSRRVSADGAGLQLNLFPTVEQQIEAIEQAEDKKTSAFSVSQEEIDHLLCSGTGFQDGKYRVYLHYQEPHSTKETIDFLKREYGIGGGTHIFIDGTRGNQWHDGKGIFLSKSGSFITNPEIRLSWNQVAKRLGELIAADRYLNSKEKERLPVAQQEMEEQRRRLAEEAYARQILNREPTPTEPEQTVSKDTANYVFHLGDTVYIGAEEYEILSFNNNSVELRDLNCPLFTKQFQRETFEEMLRDNPLNDHLLMRGEITEQPTVLKAEKLSPRDIYQAYLPEIINKIRNDEIYPYLRDRDTDPDSAKLELDTAIDRIVHSMKETHPDFYEAYINLPQFKEWFSEDVFQRTYQDYLTEKRDSVTIHADDPNAPEWVKQTGNVTITHEGDTFTIELEKGKEDKKQYVEFNMELELPEGQKDKKEPAEKEVTVSGKPKQERINFHITDNELGHGGQKAKYAWNVAAIRLLYKLEEENRLATPEEQEVLSRYVGWGGLPQVFDEKNSLWVKEYTELKELLDADEYASARASTLNAHYTSPTVIKAMYACLENMGFQTGNILEPACGIGNFFGLIPDRMKNSKLYGIELDSISGRIAKQLYQQANIAIQGFEETNLPDSFFDLAIGNVPFGSYGVADKKYDKYKFLIHDYFFAKTLDKVRPGGIIAFITSKGTMDKQNPEVRKYIAQRAELLGAVRLPNNAFLANAGTEVTTDIIFLQKRDRVIDIEPDWVHLSTTEDGIPINSYFADNPDMVLGTMAYDNRMYGNASETTCMPYENADLAELLREALENIHAEITEYEPEEIVEEEDASIPADPNVRNFSYTVVDGEIYYRENSRMNKVEVSVTAANRIKGMIAIRDCVRELIEYQTEDYSDDVIYEQQRKLNKLYDEFTAKYGLLSSRGNNMAFSDDSSYCLLCSLEILDEDGNLERKADMFTKRTIRQRAVVTHVDTATEALAISIAEKACVDIGFMQSLTGLSEEQLIKDLEGVIFRNPEKLDSEGKPVFETSDAYLSGNVREKLKTARQFAEMQPDLYSINVAALEKVQPKDLSASEIDVRLGATWLPPDVIKDFIFELLETPYMYRRYIDVFYSSYTANWNIKGKNDDRSGNIRAVMTYGTSRINAYKIIEETLNLKDVRVFDTVYEDGVEKRVLNKKETAIAQQKQEAIKEAFQSWIWKDPGRRERLTRIYNDRFNSVRPREYDGSHIRFTGMNPEITLRKHQVDAVAHILYGGNTLLAHCVGAGKTYEMAAAAMESKHLGLCQKSMFVVPNHLTEQWAAEFLQLYPSANILVATKKDFETKNRKKFCARIATGDYDAVIIGHSQFEKIPISVERQKKLLEEQIDEITNGIRELKEERGERFAIKQLEKTKKTLKLKLDKLNDTSRKDDVVTFEELGVDRLFVDEADFYKNLFLYTKMRNVAGLSQTEAQKSSDLFMKCRYLDELTEGRGIIFATGTPISNSITEMYTMQRYLQYETLRKNGLQHFDCWASTFGETVTAIELAPEGTGYRAKTRFARFYNLPELMNMFKEIADIKTADMLNLPVPKANYCNIAVKPSEFQQDMVAELAVRAERVRAKEVEPYEDNMLKITNDGRKLALDQRLANSALPDHEESKVNACVENVFRIWQENSDDKLTQLVFCDLSTPKNDGNFNVYDDIRQKLIERGVPADEIAFIHDANTEIRKKELYAKVRKGQVRVLLGSTFKMGAGTNVQDRLIALHDLDCPWRPRDLEQRSGRIVRQGNKNDEVYIFRYVTENTFDAYLYQILENKQRFISQIMTSKSPVRSAEDIDETALSYAEVKALATGNPYIKEKMDLDIQVSKLKLLKANHLSQKYALEDRLLKYFPQQIKSTKERIAGYEKDLALYKQQSELEHAVDSSEDSKFAGMSVKGTYYTEKAKAGAAILEACKQMTSPEPQELGSYMGFPMLFSFDSFNKQYQITLRGSMSHTVTLGTDIYGNITRLNNILAEIPKKLEYCKEQLKTLHQQIETARQQVDVPFEKEEELQTKSARLAELNILLNMDKHENEVLDAEPDEDMDAPEKKNIDYERPAN; encoded by the coding sequence TTGGCAACAAAGCTGCAGCTGATTACAGAGCTTTCTCAAAATACGGCAAAAGATATTGTTAAAACACCTGGCAACTGGATATCCTTTCTGAAAACTGCTGCCTGGAACTATAAATATCCGTTTCAAGATCAATTGCTTATTTTTGCCCAGCGCCCTGATGCAACAGCCTGTGCTCCCATTGAAATATGGAATGAGAAGTTCGGCAGATGGGTAAACCGGGGTGCGAAAGGCATTGCCCTTATAAATGACAGCGGAAGCCGTTTAACCCTTCGTCATGTGTTTGATGTATCGGATACTAACAGCCGGTATAACCGTCCAGTTGTCCTTTGGTCATTAAGGAATGAATATTCTGAAGATGTGACAGAAACGCTGGAAAATGCTTTTGGTGATCTTAAGGACAAAAGTAATATCCCTGCAACACTTATTTCAGCAGCTTTCAACGCTGTCGAAGATAATTTCCCTGATTACCTCTCTGACCTGATGTATAGCAGGGAAAACAGCTTTCTCGAAGAACTGGATGATCTTAATGTTGAAGTCATCTTTAAAAATGCACTGAAAAATTCTGTGGCATATATGCTTTTAGTCCGTTGCGGCTATCCTGCAGATGAATTTTTCAGCTTTGATGATTTTCAGAGCATTATTAATTTCAACACACTTGAAACAATATCCGGTTTAGGTGCTGCAACAAGTGATATTTCAGAAATGATTTTAAAGGAAATCAGTGCAACAGTAAAAAGTATTCAGAGAGCAGAAAGAAATCAAAACCGTACATTTGCAAAAAGCCAGGATATACGACAGAATAAAAGTGAAGATAACAGGGTTGAAAGGAAGGATGATCATGGAGTTGACATACACGATGCAGGGCGATTATCTGGTACCGGATCTGGCGCTGCCGGAGGAAGAGATGCACATCGGCAAATATGGGATGTTGCGCAGGACATACCTGAAAAATCACAGGAAAGGAACATACGCCAGTCTGATGATGTCAGGGAAATTGAACAGCCATCTGATGGAAATCGATCGGATAGCGAAGGAACAAATAGAGATGATCACGACGGAACTTCTGGAGAGCAATCCGGCACCGGACAAAGCGATAGACCCGATGGGCTGGGCGGGACACATGAACAACCTGCGACACTCAGCAGAAGAGTCAGTGCTGACGGAGCTGGTTTACAGCTAAACCTTTTCCCTACAGTAGAACAGCAAATTGAAGCCATAGAACAGGCGGAGGATAAAAAAACCTCCGCTTTTTCTGTTTCGCAGGAAGAAATCGATCATTTGCTTTGCAGCGGTACAGGCTTTCAGGATGGAAAGTACCGTGTATACCTGCACTATCAGGAACCGCACAGTACAAAAGAAACTATTGATTTTCTAAAACGTGAGTATGGAATTGGCGGCGGCACACATATTTTCATCGATGGAACCAGAGGAAACCAATGGCATGACGGAAAAGGGATCTTCCTTAGCAAAAGCGGCAGCTTTATAACAAACCCTGAAATAAGACTATCATGGAATCAGGTTGCAAAACGACTTGGTGAGCTGATCGCTGCGGACAGGTATTTAAACAGCAAGGAAAAGGAGCGCCTTCCTGTAGCACAGCAGGAAATGGAAGAACAGCGTCGGAGACTTGCCGAGGAAGCATATGCACGACAAATCCTGAACCGGGAACCTACACCTACGGAACCTGAGCAAACTGTATCTAAAGATACGGCTAATTATGTCTTCCACCTTGGAGATACGGTGTACATAGGTGCGGAGGAATATGAGATCTTATCATTTAACAATAATTCGGTAGAGCTTCGTGATTTAAACTGTCCCCTGTTTACTAAACAATTTCAGCGTGAAACCTTTGAGGAAATGCTTAGAGATAACCCTCTGAATGATCATCTTCTTATGCGGGGGGAAATAACGGAGCAGCCGACTGTACTTAAAGCTGAAAAACTGTCTCCTCGCGACATCTACCAGGCATACCTGCCTGAAATCATCAACAAGATACGAAACGATGAGATTTACCCCTACCTGCGGGACAGGGATACCGATCCAGACAGTGCAAAATTGGAGCTTGATACTGCAATCGATCGCATTGTTCACTCTATGAAAGAGACACATCCGGATTTTTACGAAGCTTACATCAACCTGCCGCAGTTTAAAGAATGGTTTAGCGAGGATGTATTCCAGCGAACGTACCAGGACTATCTTACGGAAAAAAGGGATAGTGTAACCATTCATGCGGATGACCCCAACGCACCGGAATGGGTAAAGCAAACAGGGAATGTAACCATCACCCATGAGGGAGATACATTCACCATTGAACTTGAAAAAGGAAAAGAAGATAAAAAGCAATATGTAGAATTTAACATGGAGCTTGAGCTCCCAGAAGGTCAGAAAGATAAAAAGGAACCTGCCGAAAAAGAAGTAACTGTATCGGGAAAACCAAAACAGGAGCGTATCAACTTTCATATCACCGACAATGAGTTGGGGCATGGTGGTCAAAAGGCCAAATATGCCTGGAATGTTGCTGCTATCAGACTTTTATACAAGCTTGAAGAAGAAAACCGGCTTGCGACACCGGAAGAACAGGAAGTTCTGTCCCGGTATGTAGGATGGGGTGGTTTGCCACAGGTCTTTGATGAAAAGAACAGCCTATGGGTTAAGGAATATACTGAGCTGAAGGAACTGCTTGACGCAGATGAATATGCTTCCGCAAGAGCCTCTACATTAAACGCCCATTATACTTCCCCCACTGTCATCAAAGCCATGTATGCTTGTCTGGAAAACATGGGCTTTCAGACGGGCAACATTTTAGAGCCTGCTTGCGGTATCGGCAACTTTTTTGGGCTTATCCCCGACAGGATGAAAAACTCTAAACTGTATGGTATTGAACTGGATAGTATTTCAGGCAGGATCGCAAAACAGCTTTATCAGCAGGCAAACATTGCAATACAAGGTTTTGAGGAAACGAATCTGCCTGACAGCTTTTTTGACCTTGCTATTGGAAATGTACCTTTTGGCAGTTATGGAGTAGCTGATAAAAAGTATGATAAATATAAGTTTCTTATCCATGACTACTTTTTTGCCAAAACACTGGATAAGGTACGACCTGGGGGAATCATTGCATTTATTACTTCTAAAGGCACAATGGATAAGCAGAATCCGGAAGTCCGTAAATATATCGCGCAGAGGGCTGAACTTTTGGGTGCTGTACGCCTTCCGAACAATGCTTTTCTTGCGAATGCCGGCACTGAAGTAACGACCGACATCATATTCCTGCAAAAGCGCGACCGAGTGATTGATATTGAACCGGATTGGGTACACCTCTCTACCACTGAGGATGGCATACCTATTAACAGTTACTTTGCAGATAACCCTGATATGGTGCTGGGCACGATGGCATATGATAACAGGATGTATGGCAACGCCAGTGAAACCACCTGTATGCCTTATGAGAATGCTGATCTTGCAGAACTTCTACGTGAAGCGTTGGAGAATATCCATGCGGAAATAACCGAATATGAGCCAGAGGAAATAGTTGAGGAAGAAGATGCCTCCATTCCGGCAGATCCTAATGTGCGTAATTTCAGTTATACCGTTGTGGATGGCGAGATTTACTACCGGGAAAACAGCCGGATGAACAAGGTGGAAGTTTCAGTTACGGCAGCCAACCGTATAAAAGGCATGATTGCCATTAGAGATTGTGTCCGGGAACTTATTGAATACCAAACTGAAGACTATAGCGATGATGTTATATATGAACAGCAGCGCAAGCTGAATAAGTTGTATGATGAATTTACTGCGAAATACGGACTTTTAAGCAGCCGCGGCAACAACATGGCCTTTTCGGATGATTCTTCCTACTGCTTGCTTTGTTCCCTTGAAATTCTGGACGAAGATGGCAATCTGGAACGTAAGGCTGACATGTTCACCAAACGCACTATCCGGCAGCGAGCTGTTGTTACCCATGTAGACACTGCAACTGAGGCATTAGCGATCTCCATAGCGGAAAAAGCCTGCGTGGATATTGGTTTTATGCAAAGCCTTACCGGTCTTTCAGAGGAACAGCTTATAAAGGACCTGGAAGGTGTTATATTCCGCAATCCTGAAAAGCTGGACAGTGAAGGAAAGCCGGTATTTGAAACCTCCGATGCCTATCTTTCCGGTAATGTACGGGAAAAGCTTAAAACCGCCAGGCAGTTTGCCGAAATGCAGCCCGATCTTTACAGTATAAATGTTGCAGCACTTGAAAAGGTACAACCAAAGGATTTAAGTGCGTCTGAAATCGATGTCAGGCTGGGTGCCACCTGGCTTCCTCCAGATGTAATAAAGGATTTTATATTTGAGCTTTTGGAAACCCCATATATGTACAGGCGATATATTGATGTTTTCTATTCATCTTATACCGCCAACTGGAACATCAAGGGTAAAAACGACGACCGCAGCGGCAATATCAGGGCAGTAATGACCTATGGTACCAGCCGCATTAACGCCTATAAGATTATTGAAGAAACTTTGAACCTCAAGGATGTACGGGTTTTTGATACGGTTTATGAGGACGGTGTGGAAAAGCGTGTTCTGAACAAAAAGGAAACCGCGATCGCTCAACAGAAGCAGGAAGCCATTAAAGAAGCATTTCAAAGCTGGATATGGAAAGATCCCGGCCGCAGGGAACGCCTGACACGAATTTACAATGACCGTTTTAATTCTGTCCGTCCTCGTGAATATGATGGCAGCCACATCCGGTTTACAGGAATGAACCCGGAAATCACCCTGCGTAAGCACCAGGTGGATGCAGTAGCGCACATACTGTATGGAGGTAATACACTGTTAGCTCACTGTGTAGGTGCAGGCAAGACCTATGAAATGGCAGCTGCAGCGATGGAAAGCAAGCATCTGGGACTATGCCAGAAAAGCATGTTTGTTGTTCCAAACCACCTTACCGAGCAATGGGCAGCTGAATTTTTGCAGCTCTACCCTTCCGCTAATATCTTAGTGGCAACGAAAAAGGACTTTGAAACTAAAAACCGTAAGAAATTTTGTGCCCGTATTGCTACCGGCGACTATGATGCTGTAATTATCGGTCACAGCCAGTTTGAGAAAATACCGATTTCGGTCGAAAGACAAAAAAAGTTGCTTGAAGAACAGATTGATGAGATCACCAACGGCATCCGCGAACTTAAAGAAGAACGCGGAGAGCGCTTCGCTATCAAGCAGCTTGAAAAGACTAAAAAGACATTGAAGCTAAAGCTGGATAAACTTAATGATACCAGCCGAAAAGATGATGTAGTCACCTTTGAGGAATTAGGAGTTGACCGGCTGTTTGTGGATGAAGCTGACTTCTACAAGAACCTGTTTCTTTATACAAAGATGCGTAATGTGGCTGGTTTATCCCAGACAGAGGCGCAAAAATCATCCGACTTGTTTATGAAATGCCGCTACCTTGATGAACTGACTGAAGGGCGCGGCATTATTTTTGCAACTGGAACACCAATCAGCAATTCTATTACCGAGATGTACACCATGCAAAGATACTTGCAATATGAAACCTTACGTAAGAACGGACTTCAGCATTTTGATTGCTGGGCAAGTACATTTGGGGAGACGGTAACTGCTATAGAGCTTGCACCGGAAGGTACGGGATATCGGGCCAAAACAAGGTTCGCACGATTCTATAACCTGCCGGAGCTCATGAACATGTTCAAAGAAATTGCAGATATAAAAACTGCGGATATGTTAAACCTCCCTGTGCCAAAAGCCAATTACTGCAATATCGCTGTAAAGCCAAGCGAATTCCAGCAAGATATGGTAGCTGAGCTTGCTGTTCGAGCTGAACGGGTACGTGCCAAGGAGGTAGAGCCATACGAGGATAACATGCTCAAAATAACCAACGATGGTCGCAAACTGGCACTTGACCAAAGACTAGCTAATTCTGCACTTCCTGACCATGAAGAAAGCAAAGTAAATGCCTGTGTAGAGAATGTATTCCGTATTTGGCAGGAGAATAGCGATGATAAGCTGACACAGCTTGTATTCTGTGATTTATCCACGCCGAAGAATGACGGAAATTTTAACGTCTATGATGATATTAGACAAAAACTCATAGAGCGTGGTGTTCCTGCTGATGAGATTGCTTTCATTCACGATGCCAACACTGAAATCAGGAAAAAGGAACTGTATGCAAAGGTACGAAAAGGGCAGGTACGAGTCCTGTTAGGTTCTACATTTAAGATGGGCGCAGGAACCAATGTACAGGATCGCTTGATTGCGCTCCATGACCTGGATTGTCCATGGCGGCCAAGGGATTTGGAACAGCGTTCCGGACGTATTGTACGGCAAGGTAACAAAAATGATGAAGTGTATATTTTCCGGTATGTAACCGAAAACACCTTTGATGCTTATCTCTACCAGATACTTGAGAACAAGCAGCGTTTCATATCGCAAATTATGACTTCGAAGTCCCCGGTGCGTTCTGCCGAGGACATTGACGAAACGGCACTCTCCTATGCCGAGGTGAAGGCGCTGGCTACAGGCAACCCGTACATAAAAGAAAAGATGGATCTGGATATTCAGGTTTCCAAGTTGAAATTACTGAAAGCAAATCATCTGAGCCAGAAATATGCTTTGGAAGACAGGCTGCTAAAGTATTTCCCCCAGCAAATCAAATCCACAAAGGAACGCATAGCAGGCTATGAAAAAGATCTTGCTTTGTACAAGCAGCAAAGTGAATTGGAACATGCAGTGGACAGTTCAGAGGACAGTAAATTTGCTGGTATGTCTGTGAAAGGTACTTACTATACCGAAAAAGCAAAAGCAGGCGCAGCCATCCTGGAAGCCTGCAAGCAGATGACTTCCCCGGAACCACAGGAATTAGGCAGCTACATGGGCTTTCCGATGTTGTTTTCTTTTGATAGTTTCAATAAGCAGTACCAAATCACTTTGAGGGGTTCTATGAGCCATACGGTTACACTGGGCACGGACATCTACGGCAATATTACAAGGCTCAATAATATTCTTGCTGAAATCCCGAAGAAGCTTGAATATTGCAAAGAGCAGTTAAAAACTCTCCACCAGCAGATAGAAACAGCAAGGCAGCAGGTTGATGTCCCATTTGAAAAGGAAGAAGAGCTGCAAACAAAGTCTGCGCGGCTTGCAGAGCTGAATATTTTACTCAATATGGATAAGCATGAAAATGAAGTGTTGGATGCTGAACCGGACGAGGATATGGATGCACCTGAAAAAAAGAACATTGACTATGAAAGACCAGCTAATTAA
- a CDS encoding prepilin peptidase has translation MMSLLETDIIILLFAVPLLWAAVMDYMKRIIPDWTWIAILLLGIMSAFILPQPTLMQRIAGFLLPGICLLFLAMKYGGVGGGDIKLTAAIGFSFGLYGLTSILFFALLPALLYSKLTRQKSVPLAVFLCTGFFIHAGIALINGR, from the coding sequence ATGATGTCACTACTGGAAACTGATATAATAATACTTCTTTTTGCTGTTCCTCTATTGTGGGCAGCAGTAATGGATTATATGAAGCGGATTATTCCCGACTGGACATGGATAGCCATTCTCTTGCTCGGCATAATGTCCGCTTTTATTTTGCCGCAGCCCACACTAATGCAGCGAATTGCGGGGTTTTTGCTGCCAGGCATCTGCCTGTTGTTTCTTGCCATGAAATATGGCGGCGTGGGCGGTGGTGATATCAAGCTTACGGCTGCAATTGGTTTTAGCTTTGGCTTATATGGACTTACTTCCATTCTCTTTTTTGCCTTGCTACCGGCCTTGCTTTATTCAAAGCTAACACGGCAGAAAAGTGTTCCGTTGGCAGTATTCTTATGTACCGGCTTTTTTATTCATGCCGGTATTGCTTTGATTAACGGAAGATAA